A window from Acomys russatus unplaced genomic scaffold, mAcoRus1.1, whole genome shotgun sequence encodes these proteins:
- the LOC127186434 gene encoding preferentially expressed antigen in melanoma-like protein 7 produces the protein MKICAFPVEIIRDVLDIFKPHYIEELELFTNQVLSFLRHFAPCLGHMRNLPKFHLHHIYLNSDRVVNTLADREKNSASKFLAQFSKLNCLQHLSMNWIYLSTDHVKQFCRYLKTPLESLSITHSHLSQSLLKHLSGCQSLRQLKYLNLNDIVLSTSHPTGLQLLLKNVADFLRTPELQHCNPEDSHISFLLPALSQCFQLTRVNFYDNNFSMAVLKDLLHCKVNLNKLTVEFYTAPVE, from the exons ATGAAGATATGTGCCTTTCCTGTGGAAATCATCAGGGATGTCTTGGACATTTTCAAGCCACACTACATTGAGGAATTGGAACTATTTACCAACCAGGTCCTGTCCTTCCTGCGTCACTTTGCACCTTGCCTTGGCCATATGAGAAATCTCCCCAAATTCCATCTACATCACATCTACTTGAATTCGGACAGGGTTGTAAATACATtggcagacagagagaagaattctgcctccaagttccttgCTCAGTTCTCCAAATTGAACTGTCTCCAGCATCTCTCCATGAATTGGATCTACCTTTCCACTGACCATGTGAAACAGTTTTGCAG ATACCTGAAGACCCCATTGGAATCCTTGTCTATCACTCACAGCCATCTCTCACAGTCACTCTTGAAACACTTGTCAGGGTGTCAGAGCCTCCGTCAACTGAAATATCTGAACCTCAATGATATAGTGTTATCCACGTCACATCCCACAGGTCTCCAACTTCTTCTAAAGAATGTAGCCGATTTTTTGAGGACCCCGGAGTTACAGCACTGCAACCCGGAGGACTCTCACATCAGTTTCCTCCTGCCTGCTCTAAGCCAGTGCTTCCAGCTCACCAGGGTCAATTTCTATGACAATAACTTCTCCATGGCTGTACTGAAGGACCTTCTGCACTGCAAGGTCAATCTAAACAAGCTGACTGTAGAGTTCTACACTGCCCCTGTAGAGTGA